A segment of the Lolium perenne isolate Kyuss_39 chromosome 3, Kyuss_2.0, whole genome shotgun sequence genome:
cttctccgcttgactcccggcggcgggctcttctggagccgaccccgcacccccaaggtcggacggcgccgccttcctctccgcggctttcttctttgcctcggccgccctcgtggccgccaccccggtcgcgggcggcttcgccaaggtcttcttcttggacctacagAGAGGCGAGGTGAGTCGACACTCAGTCCAGTCGCAGGAAGGATAAATTCGACAAGAAATACCTACTTCACCGTGGGAATCGCTTTTACGCCCGGACCGGCCCGAGCTCCCGCATCGATCGCGTCCTTCAAGGGACGCTGAAGCCTCATGGACCCTTCCAGGAGAGTGGGGCGCAGTCGCTTTGATAgcggctcggccccttccttggagggctccgccttgtcctccggacgggaggtcgcctcctcttcagccgcgccctgggacgaggactcggcacccctcttcgacccgcgcgggagtctgatgaagtcccgcgcctccgagtccgactcggtgcgctcctcctcctcgtcgacctcttcctcctcgccttcggtcatctccggtggttcctttccggcgagaggagggaggtggtccgcgatcttctgccaacgctgcaatcgaatcaaaggaacaagtcagaaaggaagaagcgcggctaagccgcgcgaagtcgccatgcgaagcattacctgaggcgctggggtgtcttcggtgtagggctgcaagccgtcctcgaaggaagtaaaggtggcagtggtgatcttagcgagcgccttccggtactcgccctcgtcccactcggtcgccgtcgaccgggtgcggtcgttctgtccccggtactcccacatggggtgagctcggcaccgcagggggatcagccgccggccaagccaacagttgtacatgtcgaccgccgtcaggccgtcatcttttagcgcctggatcgcttggcgcatatccttcaccaccttctcctgctcgcgcggcagcgaccggacattgaggcgccgcgggacgctcggctcgggactgtattggggaatgcatacctcgcccgggggagtgtactccttggcgtagaaccagaaacgacgccacagcgactgcgccttcttggggagcgccatgtcgatgaagctttccccggacttcacctggaaggtgatccccccgttcgggatgagtgcttcgctgttcttgctggcccgagtcgcccgcccgtggaagatggacacccacagcgggaagtagggcggacagcccaagtagcattcgcacagcgccacgaacagagaaatctgctggacgctgtgcggcccgaggtcggaaaccttgatgctgtagaaggccagcaactgccggaggaaatcggaggtggggagagcgaacccgcgatcgaggaagctcatgaagatcacgaactccccgggccgtgggaggggctccgtctcgttcgccggcggaacccgccatcgctcctggttgaactccgggatgactccggaggcgacgtacgggaggagagactcccgcgtgaccttcgacttgccccaacccttcgccgccatggatgcgtgtggagtgtggaatgaagatgagatgaagagaagatgggggatgaatgcggaggagtgttgaaccctaatcctaggggcgaccctttataccgcccgcactcgctcagattgaggatgagatctgttcgttgaattgtcccggaatcgccgccccgcaatcaacggtcgagatctgcgccgtcaccggctgaatagccgttaaactagccgttagcggtcacgtcgagcccaacggtcaacaacatgcagacggtgtgcgcctcggtcaacgtgaaatctagccgttggcctctccacgtgtctctatggtgactacgcgtcgactggcaaacggcgactggctagagccgactgtcacacgccgactgactgatcaaattatggcgactgagactgccaccgcacccgcgactttatctttggaagcccggcggcgactcatcttgatccatcaccgcgcctctccaagacttgttccagatccgcgcttcttcaccaccgcgcttggggactactgatggggatatgcccatagggggtgggtcgccagtcccagtcgccatgaagatagaggcttgggtggatcgccagtcgcctaagcgactgggccctaaggcgactgggccgtgatcccaaggaggaggtccacacggctggacaagaagattacttgcgagagggatagcggatcccggattagtagcaactgatatgattcggagttatctccatgtaaccctaggccgggggtgcttatataaacccccgagcttaaaccctagaggacaccttactcgagatccaatctccccctgtaagctctcggcgtagccgccgactgagcccccccattgtaattctccactgagcaataaagatctagcaggacgtaggccttttactctccggaggggctgaacctgggtaaaacccttgcgtctcttgcacctcgacccgtagatggcaatgttcccttcccctcgcatcaatgaagtgctaccccctgtagcatctgccgtggttacatccacgacagcCCGGGGCCGCTTCTCATCCGTACATCGCCGCCGCGCCGACGTGTTCTATCGTTCCTCCGCGTTGCAGTCCCTCTACTGGACGTTGGGTGCCAAGCCAGCAGTGTCGCCGCCTGCTTCGGATTTGGGAGCTCGGCACCGGCAGCTAGGCCTGCCGGCGGAGCACCGGCACGCTGATATGGCCAAGCGGGGATTTCCAGTGTCGGAGCGGCCCCCACCGGCCACTCGGTCGCCCGTACTGCCTACGCTCGCGCTCCAGGACTCCTTGGACACGTTGGTCTGCGCTCGCCGGTGAGGTAAAGCAGCGTCCTGCTCCGGCGGATAGAAGACGGGGGCAGCAGGCTTTATTTTGTCCTCTGGTCGGTTCTGCCTTGCAGCTCCGGATCGTTTCTGCTCTGTACATTGCATCTCCCATCCAGCAGTTCAGTTTGTGGATTGCATATGGTAATccccttcttttttttttcttcctaTAATTTATTGCTGCTATTTTCGATTTTACTGATTTTTTCTTATGCGGTGATTCAGGTTCCTACCTTCGTTTCACCAGAAAAGAAGCAGTGGCATTCAATTAGCATGCTTGCAGAGCCTCAAAGTTGTGGAGTGAGATGATGGGTGGTGTACAAAGCACTCTGCGCAGGGCATACAGGTTATGATGAATTCAGAGGTATGAATAATTTCATCATGCACTATATTTCTTATAGCTTACGGGGATTGAACATGCAGACATGATGGAGCAAGTTTGACAATTCAATTTACATGTATAGGGGCGCCACACTGCCACATTGGTTATACAAACTGTTCGCAGAAATGAATTCCAAATTCAGACATTACCACATCCTGGACatctaataaaattaaaattattcAGTGCAAAGAGTATCAGAATATAGTTTCTAAATGTCTCCATTAGATTTCCGTCAGCTCTCTCTGAATAGATGATAATTTTCAAAAACCACTCTTACATTTTGAATGACAATATTAAATTACAAAGTATTTGGTTGGAGCTACTTTGCTTTGCCCTCACCATTACAATAATTCATACAAGACCttactttcaaaaaaaaaaaattcatacAAGAGGATCTCTTTTGTGTTATTCATCTATGTGAATACTGATTCTTTGTTTTAGTTATCTCCTCATGAATAATATTTTTCGGCCTCAGATTTTGTAGTTTTCTGAAGGTTTTCAGACAAGTGGGCATATTTCCTAGCTCATTACCAAGTTTAGATCAAGTTTAGTTTCTGATGCAAAAGACAATAGACATACTTACAAATCTATCCTGTTTTCTTACTGCTTTGTTTTTCTGTGATGTTGAGTTCGCATCCATGCTCCGAGGGGTTTGATCTTTGTTGTGTTTCCACAAATCATGCAGGTTCGAGTGCCATTTGTGTCCCTCTTAGAAAGATCGAGGAGATGATAGTGGGTATTCAATCAGATTAGTTGGCATGCCATGTACTAGACTGAATGAACTATTGAGATCAGGTAAAATATTATGTGCTAAGCAGGCACAAAGCTATAGCATCCAGACTGAAAAATATTGTGCATGCCTGTTTAGAGAATTTCGTACTATATGTAATCAGTAATGTGAACGCGCCATCTGATTGGCTGGAACGTACATCTAATTTGTGGTAAAACCCACATGGCAGGTCAATGGGCTTCGGACATTACTTTGACTACTAGAAGATTTAGGATGGTTGATTGTTTTCTGCAAGGCTCATTCGGACATTACTATTATGTCTGAGAAATCAATTCTCAGTCATTACGTGTGGCAATGATGGTGAAAGTATGTTATGTAGCTCCTCCATTGGCTGCAAATGCTGGAGGTTTTTCAAACTGAGCAGGTATATGATCATAATTAAGTCAGAGCGGTGATCTTTTTTAAATGTAACATGGTGCTATGTACAGTCTAGATACTGTAGTTGATACTTGGGATATTCGAGACATATCTGTGAGAATTTTAAGGTGTTGCCAATAATGTCATTGTTCAATGCCTATTTATGGCTTTTGTGATACTATTTCACATATAGAAATATATTTATATTTTTTCTATAGTGTCGTCAGAATTGATTACACCGCTCTGTCAATACCTCTTAATACAACTTTTATAATTAAAGCATTTTTCTATCATTTTATATGAAAATGTTGTTAATAATTTTCGATTAAGAAAATAGATTGTATTTATGGTCTACATTGGTGTCCAGGTACCAGGTTACATATATTCTATTTCATTCAAAAACTTTCACAATATGATTTCATTTCATTCATAAATTCAAGAGTCTTAGGCCTTACATACAACCCTCTATAAGCGCTTAGAAACTAACGGATTTAATTCTCAAGAGTCTTAGCCCTTAGAACCTGGTCACTTAAATATGCTTTATTGGGCACATATATGCTACTGATGTTTGCATCCACAGTTTTCGAGAATTGCTCCCTAACTGAATAAGTAGCCATTTATGTACATAAACTACAACTTCAAGATATCTTGGTCTTTTAGATTGATACATGAATGCACTAGCTAGATAGTGCTGCGGAATTATATATGAGCTATGGAAGAAACAAGTTTATTATCCGATAGACTAATTTTTATAGGTGCATATGAATTTAGCCAGCATAGCACAATTCTCCCACTCTTCCTTACCACAAGCCCCTCTTTCAAGATACAGGGCTAAAAGACTTAGAATTCCTGACTGTCTATTTGATTCTAGCGGAATCATGAATgtctgctatcattgttggattgtTATGTTATGTCCCTAAAGAGGGCATGTTAAGGAATATTTGCATCATTTAGACAGGATCATTTTTGTCTTGTTCTTACTTACAATAAGCTCTGCTCAgaaattttgatttttttcagTCATTTAAATTCAGGGCCGAGTTATCGATCTAGCAGCCTGATTGTGCCAGTGAAAACGCTGCAACACTGGGTTATTGGCTTCTAGAAAATAGTTTGTAGTCAATATCAAGCACATGTAGCAGTAAGAAATCTCTTTTCATCAGTACTAGCTCACATAAAACTTAGCTTCCATGACAACCTCTTGAACTAATTTGCATCACGGCTGGGTTTGATTCTTCCTCACAGTCTTGGTCATGCAGCGTTGGCTGGCATCATTCAGAGGCTACCTGACGGATCCCACAATTTAATATCTCTTAAGGATTGCTTCGAGGGTTTTACAATTTTTCTTACATATATCTTACTGGTGAGACACTGCAAAAAAAAAGCATCACTATAACTGAATATCAATGCAATAGTCACCCCCTTGAATAGCAATGTCTCCTTATGTGTGCTATTTTTCATTTCAGTCACACCAATTTTATGATCAAAACATGAAAGCTTGCAGATAAAATAAATGGGTCGACCAAAACATCAGAAGACTCAAATCTTCCTACCTTAGAATGCACTTCCTGAAGGTTTTATGAAGGTCAACACCGATGCCTTTTCCGTTGATGAATCTGGGGTTGCTAGCGATGGAGTGGCCGGCTGGGATTACCTGAGAAGTGTCATTTCTCTGCAGCCTATCCGATGAGAGGTTGAACCAACGCTGAAGAAACTGAAGTTGAGTTACTACATGGCCTGCGTCTTAGGGTAAACTTTGGATGTAGGAGCATTGTGACAGAGTCTGACAGCCAGACAGTAATTAAGGCGATCAATTCAAAATTGTGTAACCGCTCTGCCTCATGCATCATTATTACCCAAACTCAGGTGTAGGGATTTTGTttgcagtagctttgtgaaagtaGGTAGAGGGCTGCAATAGTCTGTACCCCGTAAGTTGTCCGCCTTGGAGAGATATCCAGGTTTGTCTGGATCATGACTAGGTAGAGTGCCGAGAAGCGTGCGATCAAAGATTTGTAATTGATTGTAATACTCTGAATGACAGTAATATATAAGCACCTTTTCACCCTCAAAATAAGAACACCAACATAATTGAAAATCTATCGTGAGCTCCAGGCAGAAAAGCCTATCCTTATTAGAATCCTTTTTGCCTATCCTTACTAGAATCTTTCATTTCTAACGCTTAAATTATTTCTACCTTTGGAGGTGGATGGCATGTTTGGGCCATCACTGTATTGGCTGATACTAAAATATTGAATTCATAACTGATTGAGAAGGTTAGAGTTGATTGTCTTTTATTAGTTTCTTTGAACTTTCAGAAATCCAACACTTCCAAGTCATTGGGGTGGGATGTAGCGGCCACACCAAGGGCGAGTAAATCATTATCCTCTCTACAAAAGACGTGGATCTCCTAGGTCAGCATTGCTGCCTTTtggagagaaaaagaaaaggccgACAAAAATATCTAAACATAATAGTAGCATCCTGTTTTTTCGAGAGTACATCAAAGGTGTACCATATTTTTATAGAAGCCATATCATAAATCTGGGCCATCCACCTCTTTTATACA
Coding sequences within it:
- the LOC139838267 gene encoding uncharacterized protein yields the protein MAAKGWGKSKVTRESLLPYVASGVIPEFNQERWRVPPANETEPLPRPGEFVIFMSFLDRGFALPTSDFLRQLLAFYSIKVSDLGPHSVQQISLFVALCECYLGCPPYFPLWVSIFHGRATRASKNSEALIPNGGITFQVKSGESFIDMALPKKAQSLWRRFWFYAKEYTPPGEVCIPQYSPEPSVPRRLNVRSLPREQEKVVKDMRQAIQALKDDGLTAVDMYNCWLGRRLIPLRCRAHPMWEYRGQNDRTRSTATEWDEGEYRKALAKITTATFTSFEDGLQPYTEDTPAPQRWQKIADHLPPLAGKEPPEMTEGEEEEVDEEEERTESDSEARDFIRLPRGSKRGAESSSQGAAEEEATSRPEDKAEPSKEGAEPLSKRLRPTLLEGSMRLQRPLKDAIDAGARAGPGVKAIPTVK